The Delphinus delphis chromosome 2, mDelDel1.2, whole genome shotgun sequence genome contains a region encoding:
- the ITGB1 gene encoding integrin beta-1 isoform X2: MNLQLIFWIGLISSVCYVFGQADENRCLKANAKSCGECIQAGPNCGWCTNSTFLQEGMPTSARCDDLEALKKKGCHPDDIENPRGSKDIKKNKNVTNRSKGTAEKLQPEDITQIQPQQLVLQLRSGEPQTFTLKFKRAEDYPIDLYYLMDLSYSMKDDLENVKSLGTDLMNEMRRITSDFRIGFGSFVEKTVMPYISTTPAKLRNPCTSEQNCTSPFSYKNVLSLTDKGEVFNELVGKQRISGNLDSPEGGFDAIMQVAVCGSLIGWRNVTRLLVFSTDAGFHFAGDGKLGGIVLPNDGQCHLENDVYTMSHYYDYPSIAHLVQKLSENNIQTIFAVTEEFQPVYKELKNLIPKSAVGTLSANSSNVIQLIIDAYNSLSSEVILENSKLPEGVTINYKSYCKNGVNGTGENGRKCSNISIGDEVQFEISVTSNKCPNKNSETIKIKPLGFTEEVEIILQFICECECQSEGIPSSPKCHDGNGTFECGACRCNEGRVGRHCECSTDEVNSEDMDAYCRKENSSEICSNNGECVCGQCVCRKRDNTNEIYSGKFCECDNFNCDRSNGLICGGNGVCKCRVCECNPNYTGSACDCSLDTTSCTAVNGQICNGRGVCECGACKCTDPKFQGPTCEMCQTCLGVCAEHKECVQCRAFNKGEKKDTCAQECSHFNITKVENRDRLPQPGQVDPLSHCKEKDVDDCWFYFTYSVNGNNEATVHVVETPECPTGPDIIPIVAGVVAGIVLIGLALLLIWKLLMIIHDRREFAKFEKEKMNAKWDTQENPIYKSPINNFKNPNYGRKAGL; this comes from the exons atGAATTTACAACTGATTTTCTGGATTGGATTGATCAGTTCAGTTTGCTATGTGTTTGGCCAAGCAG ATGAAAATAGATGTTTAAAAGCAAATGCCAAATCATGTGGAGAGTGTATACAAGCAGGGCCCAATTGTGGATGGTGCACCAATTCA ACATTTTTACAAGAAGGAATGCCTACTTCTGCTCGATGTGATGATTTagaagccttaaaaaagaagggcTGTCATCCAGATGACATCGAAAATCCCAGAGGCtccaaagatataaagaaaaataaaaatgtcaccaACCGTAGCAAAGGAACAGCAGAGAAGCTGCAGCCAGAAGATATTACTCAGATCCAACCACAGCAGTTGGTTTTGCAGTTACGATCAG GGGAGCCACAGacatttacattaaaattcaAGCGAGCTGAAGACTATCCCATCGATCTCTACTACCTTATGGACCTCTCCTACTCTATGAAAGACGACTTGGAGAATGTGAAAAGTCTTGGAACTGATTTGATGAATGAAATGAGGAGGATTACTTCAGACTTCCGAATTG GGTTTGGCTCATTTGTGGAGAAAACCGTGATGCCTTACATTAGCACAACACCAGCTAAACTCAGGAACCCTTGCACAAGTGAACAGAACTGCACCAGCCCATTTAGCTATAAAAATGTGCTCAGCCTTACTGATAAAGGGGAGGTATTTAATGAACTTGTTGGTAAACAGCGCATATCTGGAAATTTGGATTCTCCAGAAGGTGGCTTTGATGCAATCATGCAAGTTGCAGTTTGTGGA TCATTGATTGGCTGGAGGAATGTGACACGGCTGCTGGTGTTTTCCACGGATGCTGGGTTTCACTTTGCTGGAGATGGGAAACTTGGTGGCATTGTTTTGCCAAATGATGGACAGTGTCACCTGGAAAATGATGTGTACACGATGAGCCATTATTAT GATTATCCTTCTATTGCTCACCTTGTCCAAAAACTAAGTGAAAATAACATTCAGACGATTTTTGCAGTTACTGAAGAATTTCAGCCCGTTTACAAG GAACTGAAAAATTTGATCCCTAAGTCAGCAGTAGGAACATTATCTGCAAATTCTAGCAATGTAATTCAGTTGATCATCGATGCATACAAT tCCTTGTCTTCAGaagtcattttggaaaacagcaaATTACCAGAAGGAGTAACAATAAATTACAAGTCTTACTGCAAGAATGGGGTGAATGGAACAggggaaaatgggagaaaatgctcTAATATTTCCATTGGGGATGAG GTTCAATTTGAAATCAGCGTAACTTCAAATAAATGTCCAAATAAGAATTCTGAAACCATTAAAATTAAGCCTCTGGGCTTCACTGAAGAAGTAGAGATTATTCTTCAGTTCATCTGTGAATGTGAATGCCAGAGTGAAGGCATCCCTAGCAGTCCCAAGTGCCATGATGGCAATGGGACCTTTGAATGTGGAGCCTGCAG GTGCAACGAGGGACGTGTTGGGAGACATTGTGAATGTAGCACAGATGAGGTGAACAGTGAAGATATGGACGCTTACTGCAGGAAAGAGAACAGTTCAGAAATATGTAGCAACAACGGAGAATGTGTCTGTGGACAGTGTGTGTGTCGGAAGAGGGATAATACAAACGAAATTTATTCTGGCAAATTCTGCGAGTGTGATAATTTCAACTGTGATAGATCCAATGGCTTAATTTGTGGAG GAAATGGTGTCTGCAAGTGTCGTGTGTGTGAATGCAACCCTAACTACACGGGCAGTGCCTGTGACTGTTCTCTGGACACTACCTCCTGCACGGCTGTGAATGGGCAAATCTGCAATGGCCGGGGCGTCTGTGAGTGTGGCGCCTGTAAGTGTACAGATCCCAAGTTCCAAGGGCCGACCTGTGAGATGTGCCAGACGTGCCTTGGAGTCTGTGCCGAGCATAA ggAATGTGTTCAGTGCCGAGCCttcaacaaaggagaaaagaaagacacgTGTGCTCAGGAATGTTCACATTTCAACATTACCAAGGTTGAAAATCGGGACAGGTTGCCCCAGCCAGGCCAGGTGGATCCCCTGTCCCATTGTAAGGAGAAGGACGTTGATGATTGCTGGTTCTACTTCACATATTCAGTGAATGGGAACAATGAGGCCACTGTTCATGTTGTAGAGACTCCAG AGTGCCCCACTGGTCCAGACATTATCCCAATTGTAGCAGGTGTGGTTGCTGGAATTGTTCTTATTGGCCTTGCATTGCTGCTGATTTGGAAGCTTTTAATGATCATTCATGACAGAAGGGAATTTGccaaatttgaaaaggaaaaaatgaatgcCAAATGGGACACG caAGAAAATCCGATTTACAAGAGTCCTATTAATAATTTCAAGAATCCAAACTATGGACGTAAAGCTGGTCTCTAA
- the ITGB1 gene encoding integrin beta-1 isoform X1, with translation MNLQLIFWIGLISSVCYVFGQADENRCLKANAKSCGECIQAGPNCGWCTNSTFLQEGMPTSARCDDLEALKKKGCHPDDIENPRGSKDIKKNKNVTNRSKGTAEKLQPEDITQIQPQQLVLQLRSGEPQTFTLKFKRAEDYPIDLYYLMDLSYSMKDDLENVKSLGTDLMNEMRRITSDFRIGFGSFVEKTVMPYISTTPAKLRNPCTSEQNCTSPFSYKNVLSLTDKGEVFNELVGKQRISGNLDSPEGGFDAIMQVAVCGSLIGWRNVTRLLVFSTDAGFHFAGDGKLGGIVLPNDGQCHLENDVYTMSHYYDYPSIAHLVQKLSENNIQTIFAVTEEFQPVYKELKNLIPKSAVGTLSANSSNVIQLIIDAYNSLSSEVILENSKLPEGVTINYKSYCKNGVNGTGENGRKCSNISIGDEVQFEISVTSNKCPNKNSETIKIKPLGFTEEVEIILQFICECECQSEGIPSSPKCHDGNGTFECGACRCNEGRVGRHCECSTDEVNSEDMDAYCRKENSSEICSNNGECVCGQCVCRKRDNTNEIYSGKFCECDNFNCDRSNGLICGGNGVCKCRVCECNPNYTGSACDCSLDTTSCTAVNGQICNGRGVCECGACKCTDPKFQGPTCEMCQTCLGVCAEHKECVQCRAFNKGEKKDTCAQECSHFNITKVENRDRLPQPGQVDPLSHCKEKDVDDCWFYFTYSVNGNNEATVHVVETPECPTGPDIIPIVAGVVAGIVLIGLALLLIWKLLMIIHDRREFAKFEKEKMNAKWDTGENPIYKSAVTTVVNPKYEGK, from the exons atGAATTTACAACTGATTTTCTGGATTGGATTGATCAGTTCAGTTTGCTATGTGTTTGGCCAAGCAG ATGAAAATAGATGTTTAAAAGCAAATGCCAAATCATGTGGAGAGTGTATACAAGCAGGGCCCAATTGTGGATGGTGCACCAATTCA ACATTTTTACAAGAAGGAATGCCTACTTCTGCTCGATGTGATGATTTagaagccttaaaaaagaagggcTGTCATCCAGATGACATCGAAAATCCCAGAGGCtccaaagatataaagaaaaataaaaatgtcaccaACCGTAGCAAAGGAACAGCAGAGAAGCTGCAGCCAGAAGATATTACTCAGATCCAACCACAGCAGTTGGTTTTGCAGTTACGATCAG GGGAGCCACAGacatttacattaaaattcaAGCGAGCTGAAGACTATCCCATCGATCTCTACTACCTTATGGACCTCTCCTACTCTATGAAAGACGACTTGGAGAATGTGAAAAGTCTTGGAACTGATTTGATGAATGAAATGAGGAGGATTACTTCAGACTTCCGAATTG GGTTTGGCTCATTTGTGGAGAAAACCGTGATGCCTTACATTAGCACAACACCAGCTAAACTCAGGAACCCTTGCACAAGTGAACAGAACTGCACCAGCCCATTTAGCTATAAAAATGTGCTCAGCCTTACTGATAAAGGGGAGGTATTTAATGAACTTGTTGGTAAACAGCGCATATCTGGAAATTTGGATTCTCCAGAAGGTGGCTTTGATGCAATCATGCAAGTTGCAGTTTGTGGA TCATTGATTGGCTGGAGGAATGTGACACGGCTGCTGGTGTTTTCCACGGATGCTGGGTTTCACTTTGCTGGAGATGGGAAACTTGGTGGCATTGTTTTGCCAAATGATGGACAGTGTCACCTGGAAAATGATGTGTACACGATGAGCCATTATTAT GATTATCCTTCTATTGCTCACCTTGTCCAAAAACTAAGTGAAAATAACATTCAGACGATTTTTGCAGTTACTGAAGAATTTCAGCCCGTTTACAAG GAACTGAAAAATTTGATCCCTAAGTCAGCAGTAGGAACATTATCTGCAAATTCTAGCAATGTAATTCAGTTGATCATCGATGCATACAAT tCCTTGTCTTCAGaagtcattttggaaaacagcaaATTACCAGAAGGAGTAACAATAAATTACAAGTCTTACTGCAAGAATGGGGTGAATGGAACAggggaaaatgggagaaaatgctcTAATATTTCCATTGGGGATGAG GTTCAATTTGAAATCAGCGTAACTTCAAATAAATGTCCAAATAAGAATTCTGAAACCATTAAAATTAAGCCTCTGGGCTTCACTGAAGAAGTAGAGATTATTCTTCAGTTCATCTGTGAATGTGAATGCCAGAGTGAAGGCATCCCTAGCAGTCCCAAGTGCCATGATGGCAATGGGACCTTTGAATGTGGAGCCTGCAG GTGCAACGAGGGACGTGTTGGGAGACATTGTGAATGTAGCACAGATGAGGTGAACAGTGAAGATATGGACGCTTACTGCAGGAAAGAGAACAGTTCAGAAATATGTAGCAACAACGGAGAATGTGTCTGTGGACAGTGTGTGTGTCGGAAGAGGGATAATACAAACGAAATTTATTCTGGCAAATTCTGCGAGTGTGATAATTTCAACTGTGATAGATCCAATGGCTTAATTTGTGGAG GAAATGGTGTCTGCAAGTGTCGTGTGTGTGAATGCAACCCTAACTACACGGGCAGTGCCTGTGACTGTTCTCTGGACACTACCTCCTGCACGGCTGTGAATGGGCAAATCTGCAATGGCCGGGGCGTCTGTGAGTGTGGCGCCTGTAAGTGTACAGATCCCAAGTTCCAAGGGCCGACCTGTGAGATGTGCCAGACGTGCCTTGGAGTCTGTGCCGAGCATAA ggAATGTGTTCAGTGCCGAGCCttcaacaaaggagaaaagaaagacacgTGTGCTCAGGAATGTTCACATTTCAACATTACCAAGGTTGAAAATCGGGACAGGTTGCCCCAGCCAGGCCAGGTGGATCCCCTGTCCCATTGTAAGGAGAAGGACGTTGATGATTGCTGGTTCTACTTCACATATTCAGTGAATGGGAACAATGAGGCCACTGTTCATGTTGTAGAGACTCCAG AGTGCCCCACTGGTCCAGACATTATCCCAATTGTAGCAGGTGTGGTTGCTGGAATTGTTCTTATTGGCCTTGCATTGCTGCTGATTTGGAAGCTTTTAATGATCATTCATGACAGAAGGGAATTTGccaaatttgaaaaggaaaaaatgaatgcCAAATGGGACACG ggtGAAAATCCTATTTATAAGAGTGCTGTGACAACTGTTGTCAATCCGAAGTATGAGGGAAAGTGA